From one Gemella morbillorum genomic stretch:
- the rpsI gene encoding 30S ribosomal protein S9 → MAQVEYRGTGRRKSSVARVRLVPGTGKVVINNREMREYLPLESLVLDLMQPLEVTSTTGNYDVLVNVSGGGYTGQAQAIRHGIARALLEVNPEYRKDLKPAGLLTRDPRMKERKKYGLRGARRAPQFSKR, encoded by the coding sequence ATGGCACAAGTAGAATATCGCGGTACAGGACGCCGTAAAAGCTCAGTAGCACGTGTAAGATTAGTACCTGGAACAGGGAAAGTTGTTATCAACAACAGAGAAATGCGTGAATACTTACCATTAGAATCATTAGTATTAGACTTAATGCAACCTTTAGAAGTTACATCTACTACAGGTAACTATGACGTTTTAGTTAACGTTAGTGGTGGAGGATATACAGGACAAGCTCAAGCAATCCGTCACGGAATTGCACGTGCTTTACTAGAAGTAAATCCAGAATACCGTAAAGATTTAAAACCAGCAGGATTACTAACTCGTGACCCTCGTATGAAAGAACGTAAAAAATACGGTCTTCGTGGTGCGAGACGTGCTCCTCAATTCTCAAAACGTTAA
- the rplM gene encoding 50S ribosomal protein L13: MRQTYMAKPSTVEKKWYVIDAEGQTLGRLSSEVASILRGKHKPTYTPHIDTGDNVIIINAEKIVLTGKKLSDKVYRRHTMHPGGLKERTAGLMVEKYPEELLELSIKGMLPKNTLGRAQGMKLHVYRGAEHPHAAQKPEKYELRG; the protein is encoded by the coding sequence ATGCGTCAAACATATATGGCAAAGCCATCAACTGTAGAAAAAAAATGGTATGTAATCGATGCTGAAGGACAAACTTTAGGTCGCTTATCATCAGAGGTAGCTTCAATTTTAAGAGGGAAACACAAACCTACTTATACACCACACATCGATACTGGGGATAATGTTATCATTATCAATGCTGAAAAAATTGTGTTAACTGGTAAAAAATTATCTGATAAAGTTTATCGTCGTCACACAATGCACCCAGGTGGGTTAAAAGAAAGAACTGCTGGATTAATGGTAGAAAAATATCCAGAAGAACTTTTAGAGTTATCTATTAAAGGTATGTTACCAAAAAATACTTTAGGTAGAGCTCAAGGAATGAAACTTCACGTTTACCGTGGAGCTGAACACCCACATGCAGCACAAAAACCGGAAAAATACGAATTACGTGGATAA